One Glutamicibacter halophytocola DNA segment encodes these proteins:
- a CDS encoding GMC family oxidoreductase encodes MSIDKKDFDYIIVGGGSAGAAVASRLSEDPSVSVALVEAGPDDRGYDEVLQLDRWMELLESGLDWDYPIEPQENGNSFMRHARAKVMGGCSSHNSCIAFWAPREDIDEWESKFGATGWNAEMAYRLYKKLETNEDAGPEAPHHGDSGPVKLMNVPANDPCGVAILDAAQQAGIPRAKFNNNETVINGANFFQINRLPDGTRSSSSVSYIHPIEGRENFFLLTGLQARKLNFDASKRCTGVDVVDGAFGRTVTLNAAKEVVVSAGAIDSPKLLMLSGIGPAEHLKEVGVEVLVDSPGVGEHLQDHPEGVIQWEAKKPMVESSTQWWEIGIFTPTEEGLDRPDLMMHYGSVPFDMHTLRQGYPTSENTFCLTPNVTHAKSRGTVRLRSCDFRDKPKVDPRYFTDPEGHDKRVMTFGIRKAREIVAQSPMADWAGVEQFPGQDVQSDEEIFDYLRRTHNTVYHPAGSVRMGAEDDEMSPLDPQLRVKGVSGLRVADASVMPELVTVNPNITVMMIGERCAELIREN; translated from the coding sequence ATGAGCATTGACAAAAAAGACTTCGATTACATCATTGTTGGCGGCGGTTCAGCAGGCGCCGCGGTCGCATCGCGATTGAGCGAAGATCCCTCCGTTTCCGTTGCGCTGGTCGAGGCCGGTCCGGACGACCGCGGCTATGACGAGGTATTGCAGCTCGACCGCTGGATGGAGCTGCTCGAATCGGGCCTTGACTGGGACTACCCGATCGAGCCGCAGGAAAACGGCAACTCCTTCATGCGCCATGCCCGGGCCAAGGTCATGGGCGGCTGCTCCAGCCACAACTCGTGCATCGCCTTCTGGGCTCCGCGCGAGGACATCGACGAGTGGGAGTCGAAATTCGGCGCCACCGGGTGGAACGCCGAGATGGCCTACCGCCTGTACAAGAAGCTGGAAACCAATGAGGATGCCGGGCCGGAGGCGCCGCACCACGGCGATTCGGGCCCGGTCAAGCTGATGAACGTGCCGGCCAACGACCCTTGCGGCGTGGCCATCCTGGATGCCGCGCAGCAGGCGGGCATCCCGCGCGCCAAGTTCAACAACAACGAGACGGTCATCAACGGCGCGAACTTCTTCCAGATCAACCGCCTGCCAGATGGAACCCGTTCCTCTTCCTCGGTCTCCTACATCCACCCGATCGAGGGCCGGGAGAACTTCTTCCTGCTCACCGGGCTGCAGGCGCGCAAGCTGAACTTCGATGCGTCCAAGCGCTGCACCGGCGTCGACGTAGTGGATGGCGCTTTCGGCCGCACCGTGACCCTGAATGCCGCCAAGGAGGTCGTCGTTTCGGCCGGAGCCATCGATTCGCCGAAGCTGCTGATGCTTTCGGGCATCGGCCCGGCCGAGCACCTGAAGGAGGTCGGCGTCGAGGTGCTGGTCGACTCCCCGGGCGTGGGCGAGCACCTGCAGGACCACCCGGAAGGCGTGATCCAGTGGGAGGCGAAGAAGCCAATGGTGGAATCCTCCACCCAGTGGTGGGAAATCGGCATCTTCACCCCCACCGAGGAAGGGCTGGATCGCCCGGATCTGATGATGCATTACGGTTCGGTGCCCTTCGATATGCATACCCTGCGCCAGGGCTACCCGACCAGCGAGAACACCTTCTGCCTGACTCCGAATGTCACGCATGCGAAGTCGCGGGGCACGGTGCGCTTGCGCAGTTGCGACTTCCGCGACAAGCCGAAGGTGGACCCGCGCTACTTCACCGATCCAGAGGGCCACGACAAGCGGGTGATGACCTTCGGCATCCGCAAGGCCCGCGAGATCGTCGCCCAGTCCCCAATGGCTGACTGGGCCGGCGTTGAGCAGTTCCCGGGCCAGGATGTGCAGAGCGACGAGGAGATCTTCGATTACCTGCGCCGCACCCACAACACCGTCTACCACCCGGCAGGCTCGGTGCGCATGGGCGCCGAGGACGATGAGATGAGCCCTCTGGATCCGCAGCTGCGGGTCAAGGGCGTCAGCGGCCTGCGTGTTGCCGATGCCTCGGTGATGCCGGAGCTGGTAACCGTGAACCCGAATATCACGGTGATGATGATCGGCGAGCGTTGTGCCGAGCTGATCCGCGAAAACTAG
- a CDS encoding amidohydrolase, with amino-acid sequence MNDYDNVASVSDFTEPLIGQLIDFRRELHRNPELSFAEHQTTERILERLRSAGLSPQKMTNTGAYVDIGEGPIRIAFRADIDALPVIEETDLEYCSLVEGVAHACGHDIHTTVMLGVALSLGRFNEAGLLNGRVRVIFQPAEEKLPGGALSVIEQGLLDEVPRVLALHCDPRIDAGHIGTRIGAITSASDTIRIEVNGHGGHTSRPHLTEDIVFAMSQIATQVPAVLGRKVDVRSAVSVVWGQIHAGSAPNAIPATGYLAGTMRCLDGDIWYEAGELLDNVVRQIAAPYGVEIKLQHTRGVPPVVNAPAETALIEDAARREFGAEAIELTPQSMGGEDFAWMTQKVPGAMLRLGTRTPGGKTYDLHRGDYMPDESCIGIGVRIMTAAAMQAVREANAK; translated from the coding sequence GTGAATGATTATGACAATGTTGCCTCCGTCAGCGACTTCACCGAGCCGTTAATCGGTCAGCTGATCGACTTTCGGCGCGAGTTGCACCGGAACCCGGAACTGTCCTTCGCGGAACACCAGACAACCGAGCGCATCCTTGAAAGGCTGCGTTCTGCGGGGCTCTCGCCCCAGAAGATGACCAATACCGGCGCCTATGTGGACATTGGCGAAGGGCCGATCCGGATCGCCTTCCGCGCCGACATTGATGCGCTGCCGGTCATCGAGGAAACCGATCTTGAGTATTGCTCGCTGGTCGAGGGCGTGGCCCACGCCTGCGGCCACGACATCCACACCACGGTGATGCTGGGAGTCGCCCTGTCGCTGGGCAGGTTCAATGAAGCCGGCTTGCTCAATGGCCGGGTACGCGTCATCTTCCAGCCAGCCGAGGAGAAGCTTCCCGGGGGAGCGCTCTCGGTCATCGAGCAGGGATTGCTCGACGAGGTGCCCCGGGTATTGGCCCTGCACTGCGACCCGCGGATCGACGCCGGGCATATCGGCACCCGCATCGGTGCCATCACTTCTGCCAGCGACACGATCCGCATCGAGGTCAACGGCCACGGCGGGCATACCTCCCGGCCGCACCTGACCGAAGATATCGTTTTTGCGATGAGCCAGATCGCCACCCAGGTTCCCGCAGTGCTCGGCCGCAAAGTCGACGTGCGCTCGGCGGTCTCGGTGGTGTGGGGCCAGATTCATGCCGGCAGCGCGCCCAACGCGATCCCTGCCACCGGATACCTGGCCGGAACCATGCGTTGCCTGGATGGCGATATCTGGTACGAAGCCGGCGAGCTTCTGGATAATGTGGTGCGCCAGATTGCCGCTCCGTACGGCGTGGAAATCAAGCTGCAGCACACGCGCGGCGTTCCACCGGTCGTGAATGCGCCCGCAGAGACGGCGTTGATCGAGGATGCCGCACGTCGCGAGTTCGGTGCTGAAGCGATCGAGCTGACCCCGCAGTCCATGGGCGGGGAGGATTTTGCCTGGATGACCCAGAAGGTTCCCGGGGCCATGCTGCGCCTGGGCACGCGAACTCCGGGCGGGAAGACCTATGACCTGCACCGCGGCGATTACATGCCAGATGAATCCTGCATTGGCATCGGCGTGCGTATAATGACCGCCGCGGCGATGCAGGCCGTGCGCGAAGCCAACGCCAAATAG
- a CDS encoding BMP family lipoprotein, with amino-acid sequence MRFVSRKTGVAAAMLGISALALSACGAAPEESSSAGKYPDYVGCIVSDSGGFDDQSFNESSYRGLKNAEKDLGITIKEAESKSNADFATNLQGMMGASCNLTVTVGFLLADATADAAAKNPDSHFAIVDNQYEKNIDNVKPIIYDTAQAAFLAGYAAAAASETGTVATFGGIQIPTVTIFMDGFADGVAKFNEDKGENVKLLGWDKKKQNGTFSGDFEKQDKGKQITKNFISAGADVIMPVAGPVGKGAGAAVAEANKSGEKAKLIWVDSDGFLTAPDYKEYMLTSVVKTMDKAVEDVIKADAEGKFDATPYVGTLENEGVALAPFHDFDSTIGEDTKKEIEALKAQIISGDLKVESAASPK; translated from the coding sequence ATGCGCTTCGTATCGCGCAAGACCGGTGTGGCAGCGGCCATGCTCGGCATCTCGGCTTTGGCTTTGAGCGCCTGCGGCGCTGCACCGGAAGAGTCCAGCTCAGCTGGCAAATACCCGGACTACGTAGGTTGCATTGTTTCGGACTCCGGTGGATTCGACGACCAGTCCTTCAACGAGTCTTCGTACCGCGGCCTGAAGAACGCCGAAAAGGACTTGGGCATCACGATCAAGGAAGCAGAGTCGAAGTCCAACGCCGACTTCGCCACCAACCTCCAGGGCATGATGGGCGCTAGCTGCAACCTGACCGTCACCGTGGGCTTCCTGCTGGCCGACGCTACTGCTGATGCAGCGGCAAAGAACCCGGATTCGCACTTCGCCATCGTCGATAACCAGTACGAGAAGAACATCGACAACGTCAAGCCGATCATTTACGACACGGCTCAGGCGGCCTTCCTCGCTGGCTACGCAGCGGCTGCTGCTTCCGAGACTGGCACCGTTGCCACCTTCGGCGGCATCCAGATTCCTACCGTCACCATCTTCATGGACGGCTTCGCCGACGGCGTTGCCAAGTTCAATGAAGACAAGGGCGAGAACGTGAAGCTGCTGGGCTGGGACAAGAAGAAGCAGAACGGCACCTTCTCCGGCGACTTCGAGAAGCAGGACAAGGGCAAGCAGATCACCAAGAACTTCATCTCCGCAGGGGCTGACGTGATCATGCCGGTTGCCGGTCCAGTGGGCAAGGGCGCTGGCGCTGCAGTAGCCGAAGCCAACAAGAGCGGCGAAAAGGCCAAGCTCATCTGGGTCGACTCCGATGGCTTCCTGACCGCACCTGACTACAAGGAATACATGCTGACCTCGGTCGTCAAGACCATGGACAAGGCTGTAGAAGACGTCATCAAGGCTGATGCCGAAGGCAAATTCGACGCTACTCCTTATGTCGGCACCTTGGAAAACGAAGGTGTCGCGCTGGCACCGTTCCACGATTTCGACTCGACCATCGGCGAGGACACCAAGAAGGAGATCGAAGCCCTCAAGGCCCAGATCATCTCCGGTGACCTGAAGGTCGAATCGGCAGCAAGCCCAAAGTAG